The Novosphingobium sp. Gsoil 351 genome contains the following window.
CTCGGTGCCGCAGGGTTCGCAGCGGGCGGCCTGGTGTGGCTGCGCTTGCCGGAGACGGTAAAACGCTAACTGCAAGGCCCGGTCCTGGCCGCGCGCCAAAATGGACGCGCAAGTGCGTGAATTAGGAGCTGCGACCGACAACACCTTCCTGCCGCGAAGGGGGAACTGGCGGAGAGGGAGGGATTCGAACCCTCGATACGGTTACCCGTATGCCGCATTTCGAGTGCGGTGCATTCGACCACTCTGCCACCTCTCCGCGAGATAAACCGCACGGTTTCCCGGGCGGCGGGCTGGCCGGAAGCGGGCGGTTAGCCCAAGCTCCGGCGCTTGCCAACCCTTTCGCGCCCGCATCCCCGGCCAACCGGCGCAAGCGCCTTGTTTCGCACCCGCGACAATCTATATTCGGGGCATGGACCGCGCGCAGTTCTTTTCCCCGCAGGCCGGCAAGATGGTCGATTCTCCGCCGGTGTCGCATGCCAGCTTCGGCATCGGCGACATCGTGCGCCACCGCATGTTCGATTTCCGCGGGGTGATCTTCGACGTCGATCCGGTCTTCGCCAACAGCGAGGAATGGTACAACTCGATCCCCGCCGAGGTTCGCCCCCACCGCGACCAGCCGTTCTACCACCTCCTCGCCGAAAACGGCGATTCGAGCTACGTCGCCTACGTCAGCCAGCAGAACCTGCTGGACGACGGCGACCTCGGACCGATCGAGCACCCCTCGGTGGCCGAGATGTTCGAGGATTTCGCCGAGGGTAAGTACCGCTTGCGCCGCGATTTGCGGCACTAGCCCAGGATCGCGGCGGGCCTAGGCCCGCGCCTCTTCAACCCCCGCGCTGTTGTGGCGCAGCGCCTTGAGCACAGTATCGACGATCTGCGGGGCGTTGAGCCCGGCGGCGTCGTACTGTTTGTCGGGGGCGTCGTGATCCTGGAACAGGTCGGGCAGGCGCATCGTGCGGATCTTCAGACCGGCATCGACCAGGCCTTCGTCGCTGGCGAGCGTGAGGACGTGCGCGCCGAGGCCGCCGATGCTGCCCTCCTCGACCGTAACGATCACCTCGTGTGTCGTCATCAGGCGGCGGATGAGCTCGGTGTCGAGCGGCTTGGCGAAGCGCAAGTCCGCAACGGTGGTGGATAGCCCGCGCGCTTCGAGTTGATCGGCGGCCTTGAGCGCCTCGCCCAGCCGCGTGCCGAGCGACAGCAGCGCGATCTTCGTCCCCTCGCGCACCACCCGCCCCTTGCCGATCTCGAGCCGCTGCGGAACATCGGGCAGCGCCACGCCGGTGCCGTTGCCGCGCGGATAACGGAAGGCGATCGGACCGCTGTCATGCAGCACGGCGGTGTGGGTCATGTGGACCAGCTCGGCCTCGTCCGCCGCGGCCATCACCACGAAGTTGGGCAGCGTCGCCAGATAGGTCACGTCGAACGAACCGGCATGAGTCGCGCCGTCCGCGCCGACGAGGCCCGCGCGGTCGATCGCGAAGCGCACAGGCAGGTTCTGGATCGCCACGTCGTGGACCACCTGGTCATACGCGCGCTGCAAAAAGGTCGAGTAGATCGCACAAAAAGGCCGCATGCCCTGTGCCGCCAGCCCTGCCGCGAAGGTCACACCGTGCTGTTCGGCGATGCCGACGTCGAAGAATCTCTCGGGATGCGCGGCGGCGAACTTGTCGAGCCCGGTGCCCGAAGGCATCGCCGCTGTGATCGCGCAGATCAACGGATCGGTCTCGGCTTCCTTGGTCAACTGCGCGCCGAAGACGTTCTGGTAGGCCGGCGGGCCCGCCGCACCCTTGACCTGCTGGCCGGTGATCACGTCGAACTTCTGGACGCCATGATACTTGTCGGCGCTGTTTTCCGCAGGGGCATAGCCCTTGCCCTTTTGGGTGACGACGTGGACCAGGCACGGTCCGACCCCGGCGTCGCGCACGTTTTCGAGCACCGGCACGAGCTGGTCGATGTTGTGGCCGTCGATCGGGCCGATGTAATAGAAGCCCAGTTCCTCGAACAGCGTGCCCCCCATCGCCATCCCGCGGGCGAATTCCTCGGCCTTTTCGGCAGCATCGTGGGCGCGGCGCGAGATCTTGCCGAGCGCCTTCTTGGCGAAGTGACGCAGGCCCAGGTATTCGCGCGAAGAGGCCAGCCGGGCAAGATAGCCCGAAAGGCCGCCCACCGGCGGCGCGATCGACATGTCGTTGTCGTTGAGGATCACGACCAGCCGGTTGCCCGCCTGTTCGGCGTTGTTCATCGCCTCATAGGCCATGCCAGCGCTCATCGCGCCGTCGCCGATAACCGCGATCGCGCGACCGGGTCGGTCGCTCAGCTTGTTGGCCACGGCAAAGCCCAGCGCGGCGGAGATCGAGGTCGAGGAATGCGCCGCGCCGAACGGATCGTATTCGCTCTCGCTGCGCTTGGTGAAGCCGGACAGGCCACCACCCTGGCGCAAAGTGCGGATGCGGTTACGGCGGCCGGTGAGAATCTTGTGCGGGTAGGCCTGGTGGCCGACATCCCAGATCAGGCGGTCGCCCGGCGTATCGAACACATAGTGGATCGCCACGGTCAGTTCGACGACCCCGAGGCCGGAGCCGAGATGACCACCGGTGGTCCCCACCGCCGAGATCATTTCCTGGCGCAACTCGTCGGCCAGTGCACGCAACTGGCCGGGCGGGAGCTTGCGCAGATCGGTGGGGGTGTCGATCGTGTCTAGAAGCGGGGTAGCGGGGTTGGCGCTCATCGGCAGGGTCTTACACGCGGGCGATGCGAGTGTCGATTCAACGCCGCGACTTTGCCCCGAACCCCGCCAGTTCGACCAACGCCTGCAATGCGTTAACCCGGTTGCGGTCTGCCCTCGGAGGAGCACCGGCGGGACACTCGAGGCAGTAGGCCTGAATTCCGCCCTGCCCGCTTAACAACGCCACATCGTGTACCAGCCGCTCGGCCAGCGCCGCCTGCTGCGCGGCGACGATCCCGCCGATTCCGCCCGAGCTGGCGCGAGAATCGTCGTCGTCGCGTTCGAGCAGCCGGACCAATAGCGTGCGGAAGGTATCGTCTTCCTCTCCCAGGTATTTCGGATGCCACTCGCCATCGCCGAGCTTGGCAGCCTTGGCGGCGTAGGCGAGCGCGTCTTCCATCCCGCCGAGTTGATCGACCAGGCCGAGCTGGCGCGCCGTGCCGCCGTCCCAAATGCGCCCTTGACCGATCGCATCGACCTGTTCGGGGGTCTTGCCGCGCGATTGGCCGACCAGGCCGATGAACCGCCGATAGCCGTTCTCGATCGTCGCCTGGACCAGTCCTTCGACTTGCGGGTTGAGGCCGCCGAAGACATCCGGCTGACCCGAGAGCGGACTGGTCTTGACCCCGTCGCTGGTCACCCCCCAGTTCGCCAGTGCGTTCTCGAAGGTCGGGATGATCCCGAAGATGCCGATCGACCCCGTGATCGTGCTGGGTTCGGCGAAGATGTGCGTGCCCGGCGTGGAGACCCAATACCCGCCCGAAGCGGCCAGGTTGCCCATCGAGACGACCACCGGGATGCCCTTGGCCTTTTGGCGCAGGATCGCAGTGCGGATGCGTTCGGAGGCGAGCACCGAACCGCCGGGCGAATCGACCCGCACCACCAGCGCGGCCAGATCGTCGTCGAGCGCCTCGTCGAGCGCCTTGGCGATCCGGTCTCCGCCCGCCTGGCCCGGCCCGGCGTCTCCATCGACGATCTCGCCGGCGATGGTGATCACCCCGATCGGCTTGCCCGCGGTGTTCTCGTCGAGATCGGCGAGCCAGGGATCGAGATCGGTCTTGCGAAACTCGCCGACCCGTCCGCCGATCTCTGGGCCGACCAGTTTGGCGACGCGCTGGCCGAACGCGGTGCGGTCGCCCAGATGATCGACCAACCCGGCCTGGACCGCGGCCGCGCCGGTGTCTCCGCCCGCGGCCTGGAGCCAGGCGGCAGGGTCCTTGGTCGGCAGGTCGAGGTTGGCCTTGGGCCGCGCGCGCGCGATGTTGGCGCGGTAGTCGTCCCACAGCCGGGCATAGACCGCGCCAAGCGCTTCGGCTGCCTCGGGCGACTGGTCGGCGCGGATATAAGGTTCGACCGCGCTCTTGTAGGTGCCGACCTTGAATACGTGGACGTTGATCTTCAGCCGGTCGAGCAGGTTCTTGTAGTACAGCCGGTTGCCGCCCGGCCCTGCTACCACCGCGCCGCCCAGCGGATCGGCCCAGACCTCGCTGGCGTGCGCGGCGAGCAGCATCGAACCGTCCGTGTAGGCGATCGCATGCGCCAGCACGGGCTTTTTCGCGGCGCGTACCGTGTCGAGCGCAGCGCCGATCCGTTCGAGATGAACCTGGCCCGCACCGGTGAACTCGTCGAGATCGAGCACGACCGCCTTGATCCGCTCGTCCTTGGCCGCGGCCTCGATCGCGCGGACCACGTCGCGTTCGCGGAATTGTTTGGCCGGCGTGCCCTGGCCGAGCAACATCTTGAACGGATCGACCTTGGCCGGTTCCTCGACGATCGACCCGTCGAGCTTGAGCAACAGCGCGCCGTCGCGCACCAGGCCGGGATTGGGACGGAGCGTGAGCACCGCATAGAGCGCCCAGAAGAACAGCAGCAGGAACAGGAGCGCGAACGCATCCTTGATCCCGACCAGGATCGCCCAGACCTTGCGTGCGAAAATCATCTTCTGCCAAATCCTAACACTTCTGGGGCGATGTAGGTGGAGCGAGGCTGGCGCGCCACCCGAATCCGCTTGAGCGACCCATGCGGCTCGACTAGGGGCATCGCTTTAATGCCATCGCCGGAAACACCCGTCGTCGGACGCTACCCAAGCGGGCGCGCCGCGTTCCCGCACCGTGACCTGCTGGGCATCGGCAGCCTGGCCCGGCATGAGATTCTCTACCTGCTCGACGAGGCGGAAGAGTGGGTCGCGCTCAACAAGCAGGCCTCCAAGCACGCCGACCGGCTGGCCGGGCTGACGATCATCAATGCGTTCTTCGAGAATTCCACCCGGACGCTGCTGAGTTTCGAGATCGCGGGCAAGCGGCTGGGCGCCGACGTGGTCAACATGCACGCCGCGCAATCGAGCGTGAAGAAGGGCGAGACGCTGATCGACACCGCGCTGACCCTGGGGGCGATGCGTGCCGACGCGATCGTTATCCGCCACGCCAGCAGCGGCGCGGTGCGGCTGATCGCGGACAAGGTCGATTGCCCGGTGCTCAACGCGGGCGACGGCCAGCACGAACACCCGACGCAAGGCTTGCTTGATGCGCTGACCATCCGTCATGCGCTGAACCGGCCCGCGGGAAGCGATCTCAACGGGCTGCAGGTCACGATCTGCGGCGATATTCTCCACAGCCGGGTGGCGCGATCGAATATCCTGTGCCTGACCGCGCTTGGCGCCGATGTGCGCGTCTGCGCGCCGCCCGCGCTGATGCCCGACGGGGTCGATGCGATGGGAGTCGCGCCGTTCCACGACTTTGATGCCGCCTTGAAGGGCGCCGAAGTGGTGATGATGCTGCGGCTCCAGCAAGAGCGGATGAGCGGCCAGTTCATCCCTAGCCCGCGCGAATACCGCCATCTCTACGGGCTGACGCTCGATCGCCTAGGCCGCGCCGCGCCGGGGGCGTTGGTGATGCACCCGGGGCCTATGAACCGCGGGGTGGAGATCGATTCCAACGTCGCGGATCTGACTGGCAAGGAGGGGGGCGGACGCTCGCTGATCACCCGCCAGGTCGAAAACGGCGTGGCGATCCGCATGGCCTGTCTCGACGTGCTGACCCGCAGACGCCGCGGCGTAGAGGGCTGGGCATGAGCATCGCCGCGCCGCTCACGATCGTCAACGGTCGGCTGGTGTTGCCGACGGGCGAGCCTCGTCCGGGCGCGATCCGCTGCGAGAACGGCGTCGTCGTCGCGCTCGACGGTTCGGTCGTCGCGCGCGATGGCGATACCGTCGTCGATGCCAAGGGCGCGCTGGTCGCGCCCGCGTTGATCGACCTGGGGGTGTTCGCGATCGACCGCCCGGCGTTCCACTTCGGCGGTATCGTCCGCGCCGCGCTGATGCCCGACGAGACCCCGCCCCTCGACCATCCGGCGCGGGTGCGGTTCGCGGCGCAATCGGGCAAGCCCGACTTGTGGGTGCATCCGCTCGCCGCCGCCACCAGGGGCCTCGAGGGTCGCGAACTCGCCGAGCTGGCGCTGATGCGCGAGGCGGGGGCAAGGGCTGTCGCCACCGGGCGCAAGTGGGTGGCGGACAGCGGGGTGATGCTGCGGCTGCTGCGTTATGCGGCGATGCTCGATCTGGTGGTAGTGACCCATGCGGAAGATGCCGGACTGACCGGCGAGGCGGTGGCGACCGCGGGCGAGATGGCGACGCGGCTGGGCCTGCCCTCCGCCCCCGCCGAAGCCGAAGCGCTGGCGGTGGCGCGTGACATCGCGCTGGCCGAGTTGGCCGGCGCCAAGCTGCATATCCGCCAGGTGACGACCGCGGCCGGTCTCGCGCTGGTTCGGGCGGCCAAACTGCGCGGCGTGGCGGTCACTGCGGGAGTGACTCCGGCGCACTTCATGCTCAGCGACCTGGAACTTGCCGATTTTCGCACTTTCGCGCGTTTGTCGCCGCCACTGAGATGCGACTGGGAGCGTCGCGCGGTGATCGCGGCCATCGCCGACGGGACGATCGACGTCATCGCCAGCGGCCACGATCCGCGCGGACCCGAGGACAAGCGCCTGCCCTTCGCCGATGCCGCGCCGGGGATGGCGGGGGCCGAGACGCTGCTGTCGCTGACCCTGACGCTGGTCCGCGACGGGGTGATCGACCTCGCCCGCGCCTTCGCGCTGCTTGCGGCCAATCCGGCGCGTTTGCTGGGGGTCGACGCGGGCGAACTGCGCGGCGGCGCCGAAGCCGATCTCGCGATCGTCGATCCGGCCAAGCCGTGGATCGTGGATTCGGACAAGATGGCCGCCGCGGCGGGCAACACCCCGTTCGACAAGCGCCCTGTGGAAGGCCGCGTCGTCGCCCTGTTCAAGGGCGGCGCGGCGGTCGGCTAGGTCAGCGCCGCAGCCCGCGCATCACCGCGCCCGCGCCCTGGATTTCGGCGCGCTTGACCAGGCAGGCGCCGCCCCGCGACTTGACCCTGGCGCACATCGCCGCTGCATCGGCATAGCTACCGAAGCCGGTGGCGGCGACGCGCCACACGGGCACGTCGTTGACCATGGCGGTGGTCGTAACCGACTTATAGCCCTTGAGCGCAGGAGTACGGCGGGTGAACTTGCCCCAGCCCTCCTTGGCGATCGCCGGATTGGTGTACGACCCAAGCTGGACCCAGTGCGATCCGCCCGAGACGGCGTTGGCGATCGCGGTCATCCCGGCCAGGCCCTTGCCCCTGCCGGGCTGCGCAACCTTGCGCGGATCGCTGACGAATTTGGTGCGCATGGCCTTGCCCGCGAAGGGGGAAGAGGCCGCCGACCGCGCCGGGGCGGAAATCGTGGCGAACGCGGGGGCATCGCTGGCGACGAGCGAGGGCGCGCGATCGAGTGCGGCAAGCGTGACCGGCTGAGCGACCGGAGCCGCGGCAGGAGCCGCAACCGCAGGAAGCTCGGCCTGGGCCATCGCAGGCGGGGCCGGTTGCGGCGCCACCTGAGCGGCGGGCTCGGCCGCGGCCACCACCTGGGCTTGCGCCTCGGCGGCCAGTTCGCTCGAACCCGGGAAGTTGGCCAGCGCCAGCGCCTGCGGCTGACCCGCATCGCTGCTCGGGGTCACGCCGAGCAGGTGCGCCACGCGCTTCACGGCGTCTTCGGGGCGGCCCATCTCGGCCCATTCGCCGATCCGGTCGGAGACCTTGTCCGCGGGCAGGTCCTGCGCGACCATCAGCCGCGCCTCGCGCCAGCGGCCGTCAAGGGCGAAGGCAAAGGCCAGGTTCTGGCGGATCTTGGCGTCGTTTTCGCCGTTGCGCAGCGCGTCGGACAGCACTTGCACGCCCCGCGCCGGTTCGCCGGCCAGCGCGTAGGCAAGCCCGAGGTCGCCAGCGGGGATGGTGTTGCGCCAGTCGTGGAGCAGTTCCACCGCGGCGGCGTTGTTGCCGTTGGCGGTTTCCGCCAAGGCCAGCCCGAGCACGGTTGCGGCGCTCTCGTCGCCCAGGTTCAAGGCATCGTCGTACGATTGCGCAGCCGAGGCGAAGCGTCCGGCGGCGAGGTAGGCGGCCGCCAGCGAGGCGCGCGCGGCGGCGTCGCGCGGCGACGCCAGCACGGCCTTTTCGGCCTTGACGACAGCCTTGCTGCCCTCGCCCGATAGCGGCTTGGCGGCATAGCTCGAAGGCCGGGCCCCGCCATCCGAGGCGCATCCGCTGAGCAATCCGACGGCGATGGCAGCGGTCGATGCGAGCTTGAGGATCGTGGTGCGAGTCCCGGTCATTGTAGTTTCCCCCGGAGTTCCGTGTGTCGAAAAAATGTCAGCGGCGCCGGACGCGCTTGGCCAGGTCGTCGAGTTCGGGCAGTTCCTCGAGCAGGCGGTCGAGCGCCTGGGTCACGAGCTGCTGGGCGCTGCGGCCCTGCATGGTGCAGGCCAGCCGCAGCTTGAGATGGCGAACCTCGTCGACCCGCAAGGTGAACGCGGCGCGGCGGCCGTCGGCAAGCGCCGAGCGGCGCTCGGCTGCGGCGCTGGCGGATTCGGCCTTGCCTGCGGCATCGCGCGCATAGCGGTGCGCGGCGAGCGGGATCAGTGACGAAGGCTCGGACCTGCCCTCGTCTCCGACATGACCAGCCAAAGCGTCCTGCTGGCGCAGCACCTCGGGCATTCCGGCGGTAAGCGGTGATTGCTGCAACTGTTCGTCGGGCGCACCGAACGGAACGACGGTCGAATCGACCGCTTCCTCGCCCATGTCGTCCCAGCCGAGATCTTCGAGATGGTCGGGGTGCGGCGGCAGCGGAACCTCGGTCGAATAATCGACCAGCGGCTGCCACTGGGGCCGCATCGCCGGCTTGGCGCCGCCCTTGCGAGCCAGCAGCGTCGGCGACAGCGACGCAAAGGATTTGGGCTCGCGCATCGACCCGAACCCGTCAGGAACCGGCGACGCGGCGGCCGAAGCCGCCCTGCGGCCGGCTCACCCCGGGCAGCATCGTCACCGATGCCGGCGCCGCGAACACGGTGCGGCGGAAGTTCTTTTCCAGGCGATCGGAGATATAGCCCCACAGTGCCTCGACTTCCTGCGCCGATCGGCCCTTGGGATCGACCTCCATCACGGTGCGGCCATCGATCATCGAGGCTGCGAAATCGGTGCGGTGATGCAGTGTGACGGGAGCGACGGTGCCGTGCTGGCTCAGCGCGACCGCGGCCTCGCTGGTGATCTTGGCCTTGGGGGTGGCGGCGTTGACCACGAAGATCAGAGGCTTGCCGGCGCGCTCGCACAAATCGACCGTGGCGCCGACGGCGCGCAAATCGTGCGGGCTGGGGCGGGTCGGGACGACGATCAGTTCGGCCACCGCGATCACGCTCTGGATCGCCATGGTGATCGCTGGAGGGGTGTCGATCACCGCCAGACGGAAGCCCTGCTGGCGCAGAACCGCGAGGTCTCCGGCCAGGCGTGCCACGGTGGTCTGGGCGAAGGCGGGAAACTCCGCCTCGCGCTCGTTCCACCAATCGGCCAGGCTTCCCTGCGGATCGATGTCGATGAGGACGACGGGACCGGCGCCTGCGCGCTGGGCCTCTACGGCGAGGTGCCCGGACAAGGTCGTCTTGCCCGATCCCCCCTTCTGTGATGCCAATGCCAGAACGCGCAACGTATTGCCCCCTAAATGCCAAGCGGTCCTTTGGAGGCCGGTATCCGTCATCACCCCTAATTTTGGGTTAACGGGCTTCCACGGCATGCGCTTCCACCGCTCGGTGATCTTGAGTGGGCTTCGCTAAGCGCCCGTTTACCATGCCGCCGCTATGGAAGCGTCGTGAACGGCGAGACGACCATGGCGCGGTGGCGGTTGGCGGCAGCGGGAGCGGCACTTGCGGCCCTAGCGGCTTCGCCTGCCGAGGCCGGTGTCAAGGACGGCGTCGAGGCATGGTCTCGCGGCGACTATGCGCGCGCCGCCGCCGAATGGCGCAAGCCCGCCGCCGCGGGCGATGCCGATGCGCAGTTCAACCTGGCCCAGGCCTACAAGCTGGGCAAGGGCGTCCCCCCCGATCTCAAGCGCGCCGAAGACCTCTATTTCAAGGCGGCGCAGCAGGGCCATCTCCAGGCGGCGGACACCTATGGCCTGCTGCTGTTCCAGTCCGGGCGGCGCGAGGCGGCGATGCCGTGGCTGGCGGCTTCGGCCGAGCGCGGCGAGCCCCGCGCCCAATACGTGCTGGGGGTGGCGCGCTACAACGGCGACCTCGTCCCCAGGGACCCGGTCCTCGCCTATGCGCTGATGACTCGCGCCGTCGCCGCCGGACTGGAACCCGCCAAGGCGACGTTGACGACGATGGACCAGACGCTGTCGCTCGAACAGCGTCAACAAGGCGTCGCGCTTGCGGCGGAACTGGAGCGCGAGGCCAGCGCCCAGCGCGCCGCGCAGATGGCTTCGCTGGGGCTCGGAGAGAAGACCGCGCCACTTGCGCCGCCGCCGTGGCCGGAACCGGTGACGGCCGGGGCCGACTACGCCAATCCGGTCGTGGTTTCGCGCCCGGTCCGGGGGGTTGCGCGGGCCTCGATCGTGGCCGTTCCTAACGTCAAAGCCGCTCCTGCTCCCGCGAAGGTCGCGGTCGTCGCGCCTGCCGTTCAACCGGCTGCCGCGCGAGGCAGCGGCACGTGGCGCATCCAGCTCGGCGCGTTCGGCGTTTCGGGGAACGCCCAGGCGCTGTGGGGCAAGCTCAAGGGCAACGCCGCGCTCGGCGGGCGGCAGGCGTTCTTCGTTCCGGCGGGCAGGCTGACCAAGCTCCAGGCCGGGCCATTCGCCAGCCGGGCGGAGGCGCAGACGGCGTGTGGACAGGTCGGCGTGGCGGGGTGCATGCCGGTGGGCTGAACCTTTCCAATCGATCCTTGCCCCTCCCCGTCGTCCCGGCGAAGGGCGGGGCCTAGACAAGCTCTGCAATCGCGATGATCGTGCGGTGACGCAGGGTTGGCTGGGTCCCGGCCTTCGTCGGGGCGACGGGGGATTTTGTGCAAAGTGCAGAACAGTCCCCCTCCCGCCTGATCGCGCTCGATTTCGTGCGGGGCGTCGCGATCCTGGGGATCCTGCTGCTCAACATCGTCGGGTTCGCCTGGCCCGAGATCGTCTATGTCAGCCCTCGCGCGCCGACCGCGCCGGTCAGCATTGCCGACGACTGGACCTGGCTGGCGGTGTTCGTGCTAGCGGACGGCAAGTTTCGCGGCCTGTTCTCGCTGCTGTTCGGGGCGAGCATGCTGCTGTTCGTCGAGCGCGCCGAGGCATCGGGGCGCGACGGCGCGGCCCTCCAGCAGCGGCGGCTGGGGTGGCTGGCGCTGTTCGGCCTCGCCCACTTCTTCCTGCTGTGGTGGGGGGACATCCTGTTCCTCTATGCGGTGTGCGGGTTCTTCGCGCTCGCGTTGCGTCACCTGACCCCGCAGCGCCTCGCGATCGCCGCGCTGACGATCTACGCGATTGGCGCCGTCACCCTCGGCGCGCTGACCGCGGGCGGCGCGGCGCCGTGGCTGGGTTGGGACGATGTCGGCGGCGGGACCGCGGCGAGCATCATCGCCGACTATGGTAACGACGCCCGGGCCGAAATTCCCGCAACGCTGGCGCCGTGGTCAGATCACGTCGCGCACATGCTGCGCGACAACTGGACCGATCCGCTGACCACGGTGGCGATGACCTGGTTCGAGACCATCCCGCTGATGCTGATCGGGATGGCGCTGTTCAAGACGGGGTTATTCGCCGGGATCTGGAAGGCGGCGCGGCTGAAGCGCTGGGCGTGGCGTGGCATCGGCGGCGGGCTGGTGCTGACGCTGCCACTGGCGTGGTGGTTGTGGCGCGAGGACTTCGCCCTGCCGCTGACCCTGTTCGTCTGGCTCGGCCCCGCCGCCGCGGGCCGCCTGGCGAGCACGCTGGGCTATGCCGCATTCGCGGTCGTGCTCGCTCGGCGCTGGGCCGGCAGCGCACTGGGAGGCCGCCTCGTGGCCTGCGGGCGGATGGCGTTCTCCAACTACATCGCGACCTCGCTGGCGATGACCTTCATCTTCCACGGCTGGGGGCTGGGCCTGTTCGCGCGCATCGGCCGGTTCGAGCTGCTCGCGTTCGTCCTGCTCGGCTGGGGGCTGATGCTGGCATGGAGCCGGCCGTGGCTAGCGCGGTTTCGCTTGGGCCCGCTCGAATGGCTGTGGCGCTCGCTCACCTATGGCCGGATCGCGCCGATGCGGAAGCCACTTGCTATTGAAAGTGATTCGCAGTAGTAACCTCTCCATCGAGAGGGCCCGAGCGCATGTACGTCTGCATCTGCAATGCCATCCGCGAAAAGGACCTGCGCGCCGCCGCGCGTTGCTGCCGCGATGGCGCGGAGGACCTCTACGCCCGCCTCGGCCGCACCCCGCAATGCCGCCAGTGCCTCGACGAGGCCGATGATATCGTCGCCGAGGAACGCAGCATGGCGCTTTTGCCCGCCTGATTCCTTGCTCCGCTAGCCGCGCCGGGCCATAACCCCCTCCACCCGGCGCGGCGACCAGGAGCGAGCGATGCAAGGCGACACCAAAGTCATCGAGTACCTCAATCGCGCGCTGACCAACGAGCTGACCGCGATCAACCAGTATTGGCTGCACTATCGCGTGCTCCACCACTGGGGCGTGACCAAACTCGCCGAATACGAGCGTCACGAATCGATCGACGAGATGAAGCACGCCGACACGTTGGCCGAGCGCATCCTGTTCCTCGACGGACTCCCCAACTTCCAGGCGCTGCACAAGCTCAAAGTCGGCGAGACGGTCGAGGAAATCCTCCGCGCCGACCTCGCATTGGAAATGGAGGCGATTCCGTTGCTCAAGGACGCGATCGCCCATGCCGAAAGCGTCCGCGACTACGTGAGCCGCGAGATCTTCGAACGCATCCTCGAAAGCGAGGAGGAACACGTCGATTTCCTCGAGACCCAGTTCGACATGATCGAACGGATGGGGCTGGCCAACTACGTGCAGTTGCAAAGCAAGCCCGCCGAAGCAGGTTAAGGCGCCGCGCTATTTGTCGTCGAACGGGTTCTTCGCGCTGCGCAGCGTCAGCCGCACCGGAACCGCCTCGAACCCCAGCTCGCGGCGGATGCCGTTCACCAAGTAGCGCTGG
Protein-coding sequences here:
- a CDS encoding DUF418 domain-containing protein → MQSAEQSPSRLIALDFVRGVAILGILLLNIVGFAWPEIVYVSPRAPTAPVSIADDWTWLAVFVLADGKFRGLFSLLFGASMLLFVERAEASGRDGAALQQRRLGWLALFGLAHFFLLWWGDILFLYAVCGFFALALRHLTPQRLAIAALTIYAIGAVTLGALTAGGAAPWLGWDDVGGGTAASIIADYGNDARAEIPATLAPWSDHVAHMLRDNWTDPLTTVAMTWFETIPLMLIGMALFKTGLFAGIWKAARLKRWAWRGIGGGLVLTLPLAWWLWREDFALPLTLFVWLGPAAAGRLASTLGYAAFAVVLARRWAGSALGGRLVACGRMAFSNYIATSLAMTFIFHGWGLGLFARIGRFELLAFVLLGWGLMLAWSRPWLARFRLGPLEWLWRSLTYGRIAPMRKPLAIESDSQ
- a CDS encoding ParA family protein; the encoded protein is MRVLALASQKGGSGKTTLSGHLAVEAQRAGAGPVVLIDIDPQGSLADWWNEREAEFPAFAQTTVARLAGDLAVLRQQGFRLAVIDTPPAITMAIQSVIAVAELIVVPTRPSPHDLRAVGATVDLCERAGKPLIFVVNAATPKAKITSEAAVALSQHGTVAPVTLHHRTDFAASMIDGRTVMEVDPKGRSAQEVEALWGYISDRLEKNFRRTVFAAPASVTMLPGVSRPQGGFGRRVAGS
- the bfr gene encoding bacterioferritin, which gives rise to MQGDTKVIEYLNRALTNELTAINQYWLHYRVLHHWGVTKLAEYERHESIDEMKHADTLAERILFLDGLPNFQALHKLKVGETVEEILRADLALEMEAIPLLKDAIAHAESVRDYVSREIFERILESEEEHVDFLETQFDMIERMGLANYVQLQSKPAEAG
- a CDS encoding SPOR domain-containing protein: MTGTRTTILKLASTAAIAVGLLSGCASDGGARPSSYAAKPLSGEGSKAVVKAEKAVLASPRDAAARASLAAAYLAAGRFASAAQSYDDALNLGDESAATVLGLALAETANGNNAAAVELLHDWRNTIPAGDLGLAYALAGEPARGVQVLSDALRNGENDAKIRQNLAFAFALDGRWREARLMVAQDLPADKVSDRIGEWAEMGRPEDAVKRVAHLLGVTPSSDAGQPQALALANFPGSSELAAEAQAQVVAAAEPAAQVAPQPAPPAMAQAELPAVAAPAAAPVAQPVTLAALDRAPSLVASDAPAFATISAPARSAASSPFAGKAMRTKFVSDPRKVAQPGRGKGLAGMTAIANAVSGGSHWVQLGSYTNPAIAKEGWGKFTRRTPALKGYKSVTTTAMVNDVPVWRVAATGFGSYADAAAMCARVKSRGGACLVKRAEIQGAGAVMRGLRR
- a CDS encoding bacterioferritin-associated ferredoxin; its protein translation is MYVCICNAIREKDLRAAARCCRDGAEDLYARLGRTPQCRQCLDEADDIVAEERSMALLPA
- a CDS encoding SPOR domain-containing protein, whose amino-acid sequence is MNGETTMARWRLAAAGAALAALAASPAEAGVKDGVEAWSRGDYARAAAEWRKPAAAGDADAQFNLAQAYKLGKGVPPDLKRAEDLYFKAAQQGHLQAADTYGLLLFQSGRREAAMPWLAASAERGEPRAQYVLGVARYNGDLVPRDPVLAYALMTRAVAAGLEPAKATLTTMDQTLSLEQRQQGVALAAELEREASAQRAAQMASLGLGEKTAPLAPPPWPEPVTAGADYANPVVVSRPVRGVARASIVAVPNVKAAPAPAKVAVVAPAVQPAAARGSGTWRIQLGAFGVSGNAQALWGKLKGNAALGGRQAFFVPAGRLTKLQAGPFASRAEAQTACGQVGVAGCMPVG